The sequence CCCTCCGTGCTTTTCCTTCGGCCAACCTTCCTCCTACCGTTTTTCTTCTTGGCCCCGCCCGAATCTTCAGGAAAGAAGATCTTCGTGCGGTCACCCAGCTTGTAGCCCAGAGCCAGGATGATCTTCCGCTTGGTGTCCAGGCGGCAATCATTCCCCTTCTCGATCCGGTCGATGGTCTGCACGGTGACACTGGCCTTTCGGGCCAGTTCCGCCTTGCTCATCATCTTGGATTCGCGAATTGTGCGAACATTGTTGAATTGGGACACTCGACTCCCCTCCAAAATTCAATGGGATGTGTTGCCTAATTTTCTCTAACTAACTGTTTTTGTTACTGGATATTTTCAATATAAGGGAACTCATATTAAGAGTCAATAACATTTTCAAATTTAATCATATGCGATGTTAAAGCCATCAAATTAACAGTA is a genomic window of Pseudomonadota bacterium containing:
- a CDS encoding helix-turn-helix domain-containing protein, which gives rise to MSQFNNVRTIRESKMMSKAELARKASVTVQTIDRIEKGNDCRLDTKRKIILALGYKLGDRTKIFFPEDSGGAKKKNGRRKVGRRKSTEG